A portion of the Micromonospora tarapacensis genome contains these proteins:
- a CDS encoding LLM class flavin-dependent oxidoreductase, with amino-acid sequence MQFGVFTVGDVTVDPTNGREPTEAERIKAMVAIALKAEEVGLDVFATGEHHNPPFVPSSPTTMLGYIAARTERLLLSTATTLITTNDPVKIAEDYAMLQHLADGRVDLMMGRGNTGPVYPWFGQDIRNGIPLAIENYDLLRRLWREDVVDWQGKFRTPLQSFTSTPRPLDGVPPFVWHGSIRSPEIAEQAAYYGDGFFANHIFWPAEHTRRMVGLYRQRFEHYGHGAADQAIVGLGGQVFMRRNSQDAVREFRPYFDNAPVYGHGPSLEEFTAQTPLTVGSPQQVIDRTLGFRDYVGDYQRQLFLLDHAGLPLKTVLEQLDLLGEEVVPVLRKEFDSLRPAHVPPAPTHASLLAA; translated from the coding sequence ATGCAGTTCGGAGTCTTCACCGTCGGCGACGTCACGGTCGACCCGACCAACGGTCGCGAGCCGACCGAGGCCGAGCGGATCAAGGCGATGGTGGCCATCGCGCTCAAGGCCGAGGAGGTCGGCCTCGACGTCTTCGCCACCGGCGAGCACCACAACCCGCCGTTCGTGCCCTCGTCGCCCACCACCATGCTGGGCTACATCGCCGCCCGCACCGAACGGCTGCTGCTGTCCACCGCGACCACGCTGATCACCACCAACGACCCGGTGAAGATCGCCGAGGACTACGCGATGTTGCAGCACCTGGCCGACGGCCGGGTCGACCTGATGATGGGGCGCGGCAACACCGGGCCGGTCTACCCCTGGTTCGGTCAGGACATCCGCAACGGCATTCCCCTGGCGATCGAGAACTACGACCTGCTGCGCCGGCTCTGGCGCGAGGACGTGGTCGACTGGCAGGGCAAGTTCCGCACCCCGCTGCAGTCGTTCACCTCGACCCCACGCCCGCTCGACGGCGTGCCCCCGTTCGTCTGGCACGGCTCGATCCGCAGCCCGGAGATCGCCGAGCAGGCCGCGTACTACGGCGACGGTTTCTTCGCCAACCACATCTTCTGGCCCGCCGAGCACACCCGGCGGATGGTCGGCCTGTACCGGCAGCGCTTCGAGCACTACGGCCACGGCGCCGCCGACCAGGCCATCGTCGGACTCGGCGGTCAGGTGTTCATGCGGCGCAACTCCCAGGACGCGGTGCGCGAGTTCCGGCCGTACTTCGACAACGCGCCGGTCTACGGGCACGGCCCGTCGCTGGAGGAGTTCACCGCGCAGACCCCGCTGACCGTGGGCAGCCCGCAGCAGGTCATCGACCGTACGCTCGGCTTCCGCGACTACGTGGGCGACTACCAGCGGCAGCTGTTCCTGCTCGACCACGCCGGACTACCGCTGAAGACCGTCCTGGAGCAGCTCGATCTCCTCGGCGAGGAGGTCGTGCCGGTGCTGCGCAAGGAGTTCGACTCGCTGCGCCCGGCGCACGTGCCGCCGGCGCCGACCCACGCCTCCCTCCTGGCCGCCTGA
- the pdxR gene encoding MocR-like pyridoxine biosynthesis transcription factor PdxR → MDVHISLRNRRGLAGQIHRQVRAAILDGRLRSGEAVPSTRELAARLMVSRNTVTTAYDRLTAEGLLAARPGGRTYVVGRPKPERRVGPLAERPIRPRPIWAQQPEPVDMSATNPTYDFRPGLPDAGRFPFATWRTLLADTFRSIPGRSEAYHDPAGDPRLRAAVAQHIGVSRSVHATADDILITSGSQQAVDLIGRVLIEPGEVAVVENPGWLPPRTLWRTSGARVVSAEVDREGVVVEALPDQARVLFVSPSHQFPLGVPMSDRRRRALLDWARHSGAVIVEDDYDSEFRYGGRPVDPLHSLDPAGRVIYIGSFSKTLLPTFRLGFCVAPASLQPALRRAKYAMDWHTALPLQAALARYLDQGLFARHIRRMRRVYQARRDRIGLLLDRDLAHLLEPLPSVAGLHMTAWLRTPMGPADGGDRAADQVVAARCRRAGLGLYPVSDFGSSGTVQPGLVLGYGAIDLNRIDKGLDLLRRCLEATRR, encoded by the coding sequence GTGGACGTCCACATCAGTCTTCGCAACCGGCGCGGACTGGCCGGGCAGATCCACCGGCAGGTCCGCGCCGCGATCCTCGACGGACGGCTCCGCTCCGGCGAGGCCGTACCCTCCACCCGGGAACTGGCGGCGCGGCTGATGGTCTCCCGCAACACCGTGACCACGGCGTACGACCGGCTGACGGCCGAGGGCCTGCTGGCAGCGCGACCGGGCGGACGCACCTACGTCGTCGGGCGCCCGAAGCCAGAGCGGCGGGTAGGCCCACTCGCCGAGCGGCCGATCCGACCACGCCCGATCTGGGCACAGCAGCCCGAGCCGGTGGACATGTCCGCCACGAACCCCACCTACGACTTCCGGCCGGGGCTTCCCGATGCGGGCCGCTTCCCGTTCGCCACCTGGCGGACCCTGCTCGCCGACACGTTCCGCAGTATCCCGGGCCGTTCCGAGGCCTACCACGACCCGGCCGGCGATCCGAGGCTACGGGCCGCGGTCGCCCAACACATCGGCGTCTCCCGATCAGTCCACGCCACTGCGGACGACATTCTGATCACCAGCGGCAGTCAACAGGCCGTGGATCTGATCGGCCGGGTGCTGATCGAGCCCGGCGAGGTGGCGGTGGTGGAGAATCCGGGCTGGCTTCCGCCGCGGACGCTCTGGAGGACGTCCGGCGCCCGGGTGGTCTCCGCCGAGGTGGACCGGGAAGGTGTGGTCGTCGAGGCCCTGCCGGACCAGGCGCGGGTCCTGTTCGTCAGCCCGTCGCACCAGTTTCCCCTCGGGGTGCCGATGTCCGACCGGCGGCGGCGGGCGCTGCTGGACTGGGCACGGCACAGCGGCGCGGTGATCGTGGAGGACGACTACGACAGCGAGTTCCGGTACGGTGGTCGGCCGGTGGACCCGCTGCACAGCCTGGATCCCGCAGGTCGGGTAATCTATATCGGATCGTTCTCCAAGACGCTGCTGCCCACCTTCCGGCTGGGTTTCTGCGTAGCGCCCGCCTCGCTGCAGCCGGCCCTACGCCGCGCGAAGTACGCCATGGACTGGCACACCGCCCTGCCCCTGCAGGCAGCCCTCGCCCGCTATCTCGACCAGGGCCTGTTCGCCCGGCACATCCGTCGGATGCGCCGCGTCTATCAGGCCCGCCGGGACCGCATCGGCCTGCTCCTGGACCGCGACCTCGCCCACCTGCTGGAACCGCTGCCGTCCGTGGCCGGACTACACATGACCGCATGGCTACGAACTCCGATGGGTCCGGCGGACGGCGGCGACAGAGCGGCCGACCAGGTGGTGGCGGCGCGCTGCCGCCGCGCCGGCCTCGGCCTGTATCCCGTCTCCGACTTCGGATCGTCCGGCACGGTCCAGCCGGGCCTGGTCCTCGGCTACGGCGCCATCGACCTGAACCGGATCGACAAGGGTCTCGACCTGCTCCGCCGGTGCCTGGAGGCGACGCGGCGGTGA
- a CDS encoding universal stress protein, translating into MASKTGAPVVVGVDGSEISLHAVRTAAREAAYRHRPLRVVHAFIWPMMKVPLGPAPGAPTEGGLRNQAERCVAEAVTEAGKVAPEVPVTGAVVDGAATVVLLAEARDAALIVLGNRGLGGFAGLLLGSVAVQVSAHADSPVLVVRDESRADGPVVVGVDGSELSREAVGFAFEEAAWRGSELVAVHAWLYPTPVGPGDILPLVYDLDAFRDEEERTLAEAVAGWSERYPEVTVRQRLVRGSPARALVEESRTAQLLVVGARGRGALGGLLLGSVGHAVLHHAHSPLAIVRKVGTVTRS; encoded by the coding sequence ATGGCCAGCAAGACCGGTGCCCCCGTCGTGGTGGGCGTGGACGGTTCGGAGATCTCGCTGCACGCCGTCCGGACCGCCGCCCGGGAGGCGGCGTACCGGCACCGCCCGCTGCGGGTCGTGCACGCCTTCATCTGGCCGATGATGAAGGTGCCGCTTGGTCCGGCGCCGGGAGCGCCTACCGAGGGTGGGCTGCGCAACCAGGCCGAACGGTGCGTGGCCGAGGCCGTCACGGAGGCCGGCAAGGTCGCCCCGGAGGTGCCGGTCACCGGCGCGGTGGTCGACGGAGCGGCCACCGTCGTGCTGCTCGCCGAGGCCCGCGACGCCGCGCTGATCGTGCTCGGCAACCGCGGCCTTGGCGGCTTCGCCGGCCTGTTGCTCGGCTCGGTGGCCGTGCAGGTCAGCGCCCACGCCGACAGCCCGGTGCTGGTGGTCCGGGACGAGTCGCGTGCGGACGGGCCGGTCGTGGTCGGCGTCGACGGCTCGGAGTTGTCCCGGGAGGCTGTCGGGTTCGCCTTCGAGGAGGCGGCCTGGCGCGGCAGTGAACTGGTCGCGGTGCACGCCTGGCTCTACCCGACGCCGGTCGGTCCCGGCGACATCCTGCCCCTGGTCTACGACCTGGACGCGTTTCGTGACGAGGAGGAACGCACGCTCGCCGAGGCGGTGGCCGGTTGGTCCGAGCGCTATCCGGAGGTGACGGTGCGGCAGCGGCTGGTCCGCGGCTCCCCCGCGCGGGCGCTGGTGGAGGAGTCCCGCACCGCCCAGCTCCTGGTAGTCGGTGCGCGGGGTCGTGGGGCGCTGGGCGGGCTGCTGCTCGGCTCGGTCGGCCACGCGGTGCTGCACCACGCCCACTCCCCGCTGGCAATCGTCCGGAAGGTGGGTACGGTCACCAGGAGCTGA
- a CDS encoding DNA-3-methyladenine glycosylase — translation MDHPWLTAPAADVAQTARNLLGWEVTANGVRIRLTEVEAYAGTGVDPASHAHRGPTPRTKIMFGPAGHAYTYFVFGMHWCLNVVCGGEGEAAAVLLRAGEVVDGLDLASRRRGEVPDRDLARGPARLVVALDIDATANATSMLDGTGPLLLTPPTRPVAPSAVSAGPRVGVAAAHDVPWRFWITGDPTVSPYRRHAPRRRT, via the coding sequence GTGGACCACCCCTGGCTGACCGCCCCCGCCGCCGATGTCGCGCAGACCGCGCGGAACCTGCTCGGGTGGGAGGTGACGGCCAACGGGGTCCGGATCAGGCTGACCGAGGTCGAGGCGTACGCGGGGACCGGTGTGGATCCCGCATCGCACGCCCATCGCGGGCCCACGCCCCGGACGAAGATCATGTTCGGGCCGGCCGGCCACGCGTACACGTACTTCGTCTTCGGGATGCACTGGTGCCTCAACGTCGTCTGCGGTGGCGAAGGGGAGGCGGCGGCGGTCCTGCTGCGCGCCGGCGAGGTGGTCGACGGCCTGGACCTGGCCAGCAGGCGACGCGGTGAGGTACCCGACCGCGATCTCGCCCGTGGGCCGGCCCGGCTGGTGGTGGCCCTGGACATCGACGCGACGGCGAACGCCACCTCGATGCTCGACGGGACCGGCCCGCTGCTGCTGACGCCGCCGACCCGCCCGGTCGCGCCGTCGGCCGTTTCCGCCGGCCCGCGCGTCGGCGTGGCCGCCGCCCACGACGTCCCGTGGCGCTTCTGGATCACCGGCGACCCGACCGTCAGCCCGTACCGCCGGCACGCGCCACGACGACGGACCTGA
- a CDS encoding alpha/beta fold hydrolase: MSDQQPTIILVHGAFAESASWNGVIERLGAYKVVAAANPLRSLPGDAAYLGDVIRGVGGPVVLVGHSYGGMVITQAAVDNPSVRALVYVNALCPDTGETALSLSGQFPGSTLADTLVQYPVSTGGNEVAIGQDAFHKQFAADVSADLAALMARTQRPITEQALNDGLVGDAPWRSVPSWFVFGDADMNIPVAAHRFMAERADPRGSRELSGGSHAMAVARPGEVAETIIEAVRAVGD; the protein is encoded by the coding sequence ATGTCCGATCAGCAGCCCACCATCATCCTGGTCCACGGCGCGTTCGCCGAGTCAGCGAGCTGGAACGGTGTGATCGAGCGGCTGGGTGCGTACAAGGTGGTGGCCGCCGCCAATCCGCTGCGCAGCCTCCCCGGCGACGCCGCGTACCTGGGGGACGTGATCCGGGGGGTCGGTGGCCCCGTCGTCCTCGTCGGCCACTCCTACGGCGGCATGGTGATCACGCAGGCTGCGGTCGACAACCCGTCGGTGCGGGCCCTCGTGTACGTCAACGCCCTCTGCCCGGACACCGGCGAGACCGCGCTGTCGCTGTCCGGACAGTTCCCCGGCAGCACCCTCGCCGACACGCTGGTGCAGTACCCGGTGTCGACCGGTGGCAACGAGGTGGCGATCGGCCAGGACGCCTTCCACAAACAGTTCGCCGCCGACGTCTCCGCCGACCTCGCCGCGCTCATGGCCCGGACCCAGCGGCCGATCACGGAGCAGGCTCTCAACGACGGTCTCGTCGGCGACGCCCCCTGGCGGTCGGTGCCCAGTTGGTTCGTGTTCGGGGATGCCGACATGAACATCCCGGTCGCCGCGCACCGGTTCATGGCCGAACGGGCCGACCCGCGAGGTTCGCGCGAGCTTTCCGGTGGCTCGCACGCGATGGCCGTGGCCCGCCCCGGCGAGGTCGCCGAGACCATCATCGAGGCGGTCAGGGCCGTCGGCGACTGA
- a CDS encoding FMN reductase, whose protein sequence is MTSRTLAVVSAGLSQPSSTRLLADQLATATRDELVGRGEQVELRPVELRAHAHDIVNHLLTGFPSEPLRQVLAQVTGADGLIAVTPVFNASYNGLFKSFFDLVDAEALGGRPVLIGATGGTARHSLALEHAVRPMFAYLRAVTVPTAVFAAPEDWSAGTADGALRARIGRAGRELAEQVHRTAPSTGPADPFALTTSFEQLLRRGPDT, encoded by the coding sequence ATGACCTCCCGTACTCTCGCGGTGGTGTCGGCCGGTCTCAGCCAGCCGTCGTCGACCCGGCTGCTCGCCGACCAGCTCGCCACCGCCACCCGCGACGAGCTGGTCGGGCGCGGCGAGCAGGTCGAGCTGCGCCCGGTCGAGCTGCGCGCGCACGCCCACGACATCGTCAACCACCTGCTCACCGGCTTCCCCTCGGAGCCGCTGCGGCAGGTGCTGGCGCAGGTCACCGGCGCGGACGGGTTGATCGCCGTCACCCCGGTCTTCAACGCCTCCTACAACGGGCTGTTCAAGTCCTTCTTCGACCTGGTCGACGCCGAGGCGCTGGGCGGTAGGCCGGTGCTGATCGGGGCGACCGGGGGCACGGCGCGGCACTCCCTGGCCCTGGAACACGCGGTCCGGCCGATGTTCGCCTACCTCCGGGCGGTGACGGTGCCGACGGCGGTCTTCGCCGCGCCCGAGGACTGGTCCGCCGGCACCGCGGACGGTGCGCTGCGCGCCCGGATCGGCCGGGCCGGCCGGGAACTTGCCGAGCAGGTCCACCGCACCGCGCCGTCGACCGGGCCGGCCGACCCGTTCGCGCTCACCACCAGCTTCGAGCAGCTGCTGCGGCGCGGCCCGGACACCTGA
- a CDS encoding GNAT family N-acetyltransferase, whose product MTDDLRLRPVGEDDLVEFFAHQLDPEANRMAAFGAADPTDRRAFAAHWVRILTDPENLARTVTVDGTVVGHVLAFPVGDRTEVSYWIDRARWGRGYATRALAALLREVARRPLHARAATDNAASLAVLRRCGFVVRGTDRGYAPGRGHEVEEYVLELPG is encoded by the coding sequence GTGACCGACGACCTGCGGCTGCGCCCGGTGGGCGAGGACGACCTGGTGGAGTTCTTCGCCCACCAACTCGACCCCGAGGCCAACCGGATGGCCGCCTTCGGCGCCGCGGACCCGACCGACCGGCGGGCGTTCGCCGCGCACTGGGTGCGCATCCTGACCGATCCGGAGAACCTGGCCCGCACGGTGACCGTCGACGGCACCGTGGTCGGTCACGTGCTGGCCTTCCCGGTCGGCGACCGCACCGAGGTGAGCTACTGGATCGACCGGGCACGGTGGGGTCGCGGGTACGCGACCCGCGCGCTGGCCGCGCTGCTGCGCGAGGTTGCGCGCCGGCCGCTCCACGCGCGGGCGGCGACCGACAACGCCGCCTCGCTGGCCGTGCTGCGCCGCTGCGGCTTCGTCGTGCGGGGCACCGACCGGGGGTACGCTCCGGGCCGCGGCCACGAGGTCGAGGAGTACGTCCTGGAACTGCCCGGCTGA
- a CDS encoding universal stress protein, with amino-acid sequence MDRPVVVGVDGSPPSLVAAEHAAQAAVWRSRPLHLVHGYLHPLGYGVPINPYEVGLPAASEDGRKMLEQTAAELVERWPGLTVEVRQVAGGPGATLVEESRRTELVVVGSRGLGGFAGLLLGSVGTQVAAHAHCPVLVVRPPDRPIPTEGPVLVGVDGSEPAELAVGCGAEEATRRGGTLLLVHVADEREAGEGGEAAALLATAGAAARGSHPGLTVEERVIAAPKPDQALIEATGEAALVVAGSRGRGGFAGLLLGSVSQALVQHARCPVLIAHPYEPEQ; translated from the coding sequence ATGGACCGACCTGTCGTGGTGGGAGTGGACGGATCACCGCCGAGCCTGGTCGCCGCGGAGCACGCGGCCCAGGCGGCGGTGTGGCGGTCCCGCCCGCTGCACCTGGTGCACGGCTACCTGCATCCGCTCGGCTACGGCGTGCCGATCAACCCGTACGAGGTGGGCCTGCCGGCGGCGTCGGAGGACGGCCGGAAGATGCTCGAACAGACCGCCGCCGAGCTGGTCGAACGGTGGCCGGGGCTGACGGTCGAGGTGCGTCAGGTGGCCGGTGGGCCCGGTGCGACGCTGGTCGAGGAGTCCCGCCGGACGGAGCTTGTCGTGGTGGGCAGCCGGGGCCTGGGCGGCTTCGCCGGCCTGCTGCTCGGCTCGGTCGGCACCCAGGTCGCCGCGCACGCCCACTGCCCGGTGCTGGTGGTCCGCCCGCCGGATCGCCCGATCCCGACCGAGGGGCCGGTGCTGGTCGGCGTGGACGGCTCGGAGCCGGCCGAACTCGCCGTCGGCTGCGGCGCCGAGGAGGCCACCCGCCGTGGTGGCACGCTGCTGCTGGTGCACGTCGCCGACGAGCGGGAGGCCGGCGAGGGCGGGGAGGCCGCGGCGCTGCTCGCCACGGCCGGCGCGGCGGCGCGGGGCAGCCATCCCGGGCTGACCGTCGAGGAACGGGTGATCGCCGCGCCAAAGCCCGACCAGGCACTGATCGAGGCGACCGGGGAGGCCGCGCTCGTGGTGGCCGGATCGCGGGGCCGGGGCGGCTTCGCCGGCCTGCTGCTCGGCTCGGTCAGCCAGGCCCTGGTGCAGCATGCCCGCTGCCCGGTGCTCATCGCCCACCCGTACGAGCCGGAGCAGTGA